From a region of the Bacteroidales bacterium genome:
- a CDS encoding TerB family tellurite resistance protein, translating into MASYGKWIGGGLGWALGGPIGGVLGFVFGSMFDSMQTGSFEYRPPETQQRTQTGDFSVALLILSAAVMKADGKVVRSELEYVKRFFLQNFGETQAKSKMLMLRELLKQNIDLSGIGAQINQYMAYAEKLQLLHFLFGISSADGQEHPAEISTIQQISRLIGITNADFQSIRSMFVKDTGYAYRILEVSSEASDEEIKKAYRKMALKYHPDKVSHLGEDIQNAAKEKFQELNAAYDLIKKQRGIA; encoded by the coding sequence ATGGCTTCTTATGGAAAGTGGATAGGAGGAGGGCTGGGTTGGGCGCTCGGTGGACCTATCGGTGGAGTACTCGGTTTTGTTTTCGGATCCATGTTTGACAGTATGCAAACGGGTTCATTCGAGTATCGCCCGCCTGAAACGCAACAACGTACGCAAACCGGTGATTTCAGCGTGGCTTTGCTCATTCTTTCTGCTGCGGTGATGAAAGCTGATGGAAAAGTTGTTCGCTCAGAATTGGAGTATGTTAAAAGGTTCTTTCTTCAAAATTTTGGTGAAACTCAGGCAAAGAGCAAGATGCTAATGCTTCGCGAATTGCTAAAGCAGAATATTGATCTTTCCGGAATTGGCGCCCAGATCAATCAATACATGGCTTATGCAGAGAAGTTGCAATTGCTTCATTTCCTTTTTGGGATTTCTTCGGCTGATGGGCAGGAACATCCTGCTGAAATTTCCACCATCCAGCAAATATCCAGGCTCATTGGGATCACAAATGCTGATTTCCAATCCATTCGCTCAATGTTTGTGAAGGATACCGGCTATGCTTACCGTATACTTGAAGTTTCATCCGAAGCAAGTGATGAGGAAATTAAGAAGGCTTATCGCAAAATGGCGCTGAAATATCATCCTGACAAGGTGAGCCATCTGGGCGAAGATATTCAAAATGCTGCCAAAGAAAAATTCCAGGAACTGAATGCAGCATACGACCTCATTAAGAAACAAAGAGGAATTGCCTGA